TCATGGTCTACCTGAACAAAGCGCCTGCGGCCGCCTGTGCCGCGGTTGCGACCGGGCCCAGACCCACAATGAAGAAAACGGTCACCAGCCCCATCCCGACCGATACGAACGAGACGGAAACCGGCGGGCGGTCCAGCGCCGGGGCCGGCGCATCGAAGAACATGACCTTGACGACGCGCACGTAGTAATAAGCCCCGATCACGCTGCTGATGATACCGATCGCAGCCAGCCCGTAAAGCTGTGCGTTGATGGCGGCGTAAAACACCATCAGCTTGCCAAAGAACCCGGCCAGCGGCGGCGCGCCCGCCATGGAGAACATGAACACCGCCATGGCCAGCGCCAGCCCCGGATCGCTGCGCCCCAGCCCCGCCAGGTCGCTGATGCGGCTGACCGCCCGCCCCTTGCGCCGCATGGCCACGATTCCGGCAAAGGCACCCACGTTCATGAACAGGTAGGTCACCAGATAGACCAGCGTGCCGCGCGTGCCCTCCGCCGTGCCCGCCGCAAGCCCGATCATGGCGTAGCCCATATGCCCGATGGAGGAATAGGCCATGAGCCGCTTGATGTTGACCTGCGGAATGGCCGCAAGCGAGCCGAACAGCATGGAGGCGGCAGACACCACCTCGATCAGCAGCTGCCATTGCGGCGTCATGCTGCCGAAGGGCCCGGCCATGACCCGCAGCAGCACGGCAAATGCCGCAACCTTGGGTGCCCCCGCCATATAGGCGGTGACCGAACTGGGCGCGCCCTGGTACACATCCGGCGTCCACATATGGAACGGCACCATGGACAGCTTGAAGCACAGCCCCACCAGCACGAACACGATGCCCACCATAAGCCCCGCCGGCAGCACGGCACTGCCACGCACCGCCTGCTGCAGCCCCGCATATTCCAGCGTGCCGCCAAAGCCGTAAGCCAGCGAGATGCCGTAAAGCAGCAGCCCCGACGCCAGTGAGCCGAGTACGAAATACTTCAGCCCCGCCTCCGCCGCCGTAACCCGGTCACGCGCAAAGGCGCACAGGATGTAGATGGCAAGCGACGAGAGCTCCAGCCCCACGAACAGCGTCATGAGATTGCCCGAGGACGCCATGATCATGGTGCCCAGCGTGGAAAACGCGATCAGGACCGGGAATTCGAATTTGTCGATTTCCATTTCCCGCGCGTAGCCCACGCTCAGCACCAGCGAGAGCGCGGCTCCGGTCAGGCTGAGCACCTTCATGAAGCGGGCAAACCCGTCATTGACAAAGACATGCCCGTAGCCCGTGCCGTCCGGTGTCAGCACCACGAGGATGCCGGTCACCACAAGGGCCAGCAGCGTCATCATGGTGCACGGGAAGAAAGCCTGCCCGCGCCTGAGCATTACCCCGGCCAGCAGGATGGCCAGCCCCGACAGGGCCAGCACGATTTCGGGCAGAGCGAGTGTCCAGTTCATTGGTATGGCCCTGACATCCTTGGGGTTAACGGGCGAACAGCATGGTGGACAGCAACACCACCAGGCCGATCAGCATGGAGAAGGCATAGACGGCAATCGATCCGGTCTGCACGCGCACGGCCTGTCCCGCGCTGCCCGCGGTCAGGCGGGCAAGACCTTCGGGTATGCCCTCGACCACATCCTCATCAACGCCCTTCCAAAGGAAGCGCGCCAGCGCGCGGTAAGGCCGGACGAAGATGAAGCCGTACAGTTCGTCGAAATACCATTTGTTGAGCAGGAACAGGTAAAGCGGGCGCATGCCGCGCGCCATGGAAGCCGGAATGCCGGGGCTTGCGATATAGCACACATAGGCCACCGCAATGCCTGCCACGGCGGCAAGGGTGGGCACCAGTGCGATGAAGCCCGGCGTCTGCTCCAGCCGTTCCATGATGTCATGGCCGGGCAGGACAGCGATCGCCCCGTTCCAGAACGCCACCTGATGGGCACCGATATAGAACGGCGCCAGCACGAACCCCGCCACCACCGCGCCAACCGACAGCACGGCCAGCGGCATGAGCATGGAAGGCGGGCTTTCATGCGCGCCTTCATTCAGGTGCGCATCACGCGGCGTGCCATGGAAGACCAGGAAGATCAGCCGCCAGCTGTACAGCGCGGTCAGGAACGCGGTGATGCAGCCCATGACCCAGCCATAATGGCCCATGGATGAACCCGACATCCATGCCGCCTCCAGGATCGCATCCTTCGACCAGTAGCCGGCAAAGGGGAAGATTCCGGCCAGCGCCAGGCTGCCGATCCACATGGCGCCGTAGGTGAAGGGAATTTTGCGCCACAGCCCGCCCATGCGGAACATGTCCTGCTCGTCATGCACGGCATGGATCACGCAGCCCGCGCCAAGGAACAGCAGTGCCTTGAAGAAGGCATGCGTGGTCAGGTGGAACATGGAAGCCTGATACGCCCCCACGCCAACGGCCACGAACATGTAGCCCAGCTGCGAACAGGTGGAATAGGCAATGGTGCGCTTGATGTCAGGCTGCACCAACCCCACCGTGGCGGCAAAGAAGCTGGTGGTGCCACCGACAAGGATGATCAGGTCGCGCGTGACTGGTGCCAGTTCCACCAGCGGCGACATGCGCACCATCAGGAACACGCCCGCCGTGACCATGGTGGCCGCGTGGATCAGGGCGGAAACCGGGGTCGGTCCCTCCATCGCGTCGGGCAGCCAGGTGTGCAGGAACAGCTGCGCCGACTTGCCCATCGCGCCAATGAACAGCAGCGTTGCGATCACTTCCAGCAGCGGATGCGTGCCGAACAGCTGGAATGTATCGTTCACATGGTAGGGGATGGCGGCGAAAATATCGTCATACGACACGCTGCCCAGCCGGATGAAGATGAGCGAGATGCCCAGCAGGAAGAACAGGTCGGCCACGCGGTTGACCACGAAGGCCTTGATGGCGGCGGCACAGGCGGAAGGCCGGTCGTACCAGTAGCCGATCAGCAGGTAGCTCGCCAGACCGACCCCTTCCCAGCCAAAGAAGAGCTGGAGCAGGTTATCCGACGTCACCAGCATGAGCATGGCAAACGTGAACAGCGACAGGTAGGAGAAGAAGCGGTACACCGGCCGCGCTTCATGCGCCATGTAACCCACACTGTACACATGCACCAGCAGCGAGACCACGGTAACCATGGCCACCACGCTGACCGAAAGCATGTCCATGCGCAGCTGCCAGTCGGCCCGGAAGCCGGCTGCGTGGACCCAGTCCGCCACCGGCACGACAAACGTGCCCACATCGCCCATCTCGAAGCCCAGCACGCCAATGGCGGACAGGGCGGCGCAGGCCATGAGGGCGATGGTGAGCGCACGCGCCGCCGCATCACCCATCAGGTGGCCGAAACCACCGGCAAGCAGGAAGCTGGCAAGGGGCGCGAACACCGCCACTTCAAACAGGAAGGATGCCGTCTGCATGTCCCCTACCCCTTCATCATCGTGATATCGTCGACCTCGATCGACCCGCGATTGCGGAAATAGACCGTGACAATGGCCAGCCCGATGGCGGATTCCGCTGCCGCGATGGTCAGCACGAACAGCGTCATCACCTGACCCGACAGGTCGCCGGTGGCAGCCGAGAACGCCACGAAATTGATATTGGCGGAAAGCAGGATCAGTTCGATCGACATCAGGATGATGATGACGTTCTTGCGGTTGAGGAAGATGCCGAACACCCCCAGAACCAGCAAAATCGCGCCTACGCTCAGATAGGGTGCAAGACCTATCGCCTCGATCGGGCTATGCATCGCCCTGTCCTTTCGTGGTTTCGGCCGGTGTCGTGACCACCAGCACGGCCTGCGCTTCCTCCGTCGCCTCACGCACGCGCCAGGCTTCGGTGCCATAGGTGCCGGGCACGGCGGCCACGTCATAACTTTCATGCGGGCGCAGGAAGCCACCCTGGGCTGCCACACCCGCGCCAAGGGGAACCTGCAGCATTTCCAGAGAATCGCTGGCCACGCGGTCGTGCTGGCGGTCGATGTTCTGGCGGCGCCCGGTGGGCCGGTCGCGCAGGGTCAGCACGATTGCCCCGATCATGGCCACCAGCAGCACCAGCGCGCAGGACTGGAACAGGAAGATGTAGTGGGTATAGATCACATCCCCCAGTGCGGCCGTATTGGTGCGCGTGGGCGATGAGGGCACCAGATGGGGGATCTGGTCGATGTTGGACGCGCTGCGCCAGCGCATGAACGCTATGACCAGTTCCACCAGCAGCACACCGCCCACCAGACCGCCAATGGGCGCGTAGCGCTGCACGCCTTCACGCATGCGGGTGAAATTGACATCCAGCATCATGACCACGAACAGGAACAGCACCGCGACCGCGCCGACATAGACAATGACCAGCGTCATCGCCAGGAACTCGGCCCCCGCTATCAGGAACAGCCCCGCCGCGTTGAAGAACGCGAGGATAAGGAACAGCACCGAATGCACGGGGTTGCGCGCGCACACCACCATGGTGGCGGACAGGACCAGCACCGCCGCGAAAACGTAGAAGACAATCTGGGTTATCATGGGTGAGCTTCCTGCCGCATGGATCTTTCCTCCGGCTGGCATGGCAGGTGCCGCGTGGGCCGCGCCCGCCATGCGGTATCAGCGGTACGGGGCATCAAGCTCGAGCCTGCGGGCAAGCACGCTTTCCCAGCGGTCGCCATTGGCCAGAAGCTTGTCCTTGTTGTACATCAGTTCTTCGCGGGTTTCGGTCGCGAACTCGTAATTCGGGCCTTCGACAATGGCATCGACCGGGCAGGCTTCCTCGCACAGGCCACAATAGATGCACTTGGTCATGTCGATATCGTAGCGCGTGGTGCGGCGTGAGCCGTCATCGCGCGGTTCGGCCTCGATCGTGATCGCCTCGGCGGGGCACGTCGCCTCGCACAGCTTGCAGGCGATGCAGCGTTCCTCCCCGTTAGGGTAGCGCCGCAGCGCGTGTTCACCCCGGAAGCGCGGCGAAAGCACGCCCTTCTCGTAAGGGTAGTTGATCGTGGCCTTCGGCTTGAAGAACGCCTTCAGTGTCACGCTCATGCCCGCCACCAGTTCGGACAGCAGCATGGAACGGGCGGCTTTGCTCAGGGTACCCATCAGCCTGCTCCTCCGGGCAGAAGGCCCGTTACCATCAGGAATCCTGCGCTCAGGACCATCCATGCCAGCGAGAACGGCAGGAATACCTTCCAGCCCAGCCGCATCAGCTGGTCGTAGCGGTAGCGGGGGAATGTCGCGCGCACCCAGATGAATACGAACAGGCAGAACAGGATCTTGGCAATCAGCCACAAAGGCCCCGGTATCCAGGTAAAGGGCGCAATCCCCAGCGGCGGCAGCCAGCCCCCCAGGAACAGGATGCTGACCATGCCGGACATGAGGAACATGTTCGCGTATTCACCCAGAAAGAACAGGCCGAACGCAAGCGCCGAATATTCGACAAAGAACCCCGCCACCAGTTCGCTCTCGCCTTCGGGCAGGTCAAAGGGCGCGCGGTTGGTCTCGGCCAGCGCCGAGATGAAAAACACGATGAACATCGGGAACATGGGCAGGCAGAACCACACATGGCGCTGCGCCAGCACGATGTCGTTCAGGTTGAGGCTGCCTACCGCCAGCAGCACCGACACGATCACCAGCCCGATCGAGACCTCATAGGACACCATCTGCGCTGCTGACCGCAGCCCGCCAAGGAAAGCGTATTTGGAATTGGACGCCCACCCCGCGATCAGCATGCCGTAGACACCCAGCGAGGAGATGGCCAGCAGGTACAGGATGCCCACGTTGATGTTGGCAATGGCCAGCCCGTTGCCCGTGGGAATGACCGCCCACGCGATCATGGCCAGCGAGAAGGTCAGGAACGGTGCGAACAGGAACAGCATCCGGTTTGCACCCGCCGGGATGACCGTCTCCTTGGTCAGCATCTTGATCGCATCGGCAAAGGCCTGCAGCACGCCGAACGGGCCGTTCACGTTCGGCCCCTTGCGCAGCTGCATGGCGGCCATCACCTTGCGCTCGGCAAGTGTCAGGTAAGCCACGCCCAGCAGCAGCGGCACCAGCACCGCCAGTGATTCCAGTACGATCAGCACAAGCTGGCCCAGCGTGGTGTGAAAGAAGAAATCCGCCATGGTCCTACTCCGCCGCCTGGTTTGCGGGGTGCACATAAATCCCCGAACAGGTTTCCATCGTGGGGCTGGCGCGGCACACCGCATGGGTCAGGTAATAATCGGCAATGACCGGATGGAAGGGGTCGGCGGCCACCGGCGTGTCACCCGCCTGCGGCCCCGCAGTGGCGGATGTGCCAAGGCGCGTCCACTGTGTCTGACCGAATACGGGATTGGCCCGCGCCATGCGCGCACGAAGCGCGTCAATCGTGTCATAGGGAAGCTTACGGTCCACCACTTCGGAGAAGGCGCGCAGGATACGCCAGTCCTCCCGTGCGTCACCCGGCGGCATGACGGCGCGGAAAGCCTGCTGCACGCGGCCTTCGGTATTGGTGTAGGTGCCCGGCTTTTCGGCATAGAGCGTGCCGGGCAGGATCACATCGGCCCGTGCGGCCCCCGCATCACCATGATGGCCCTGATAGACCACGAAGGTCTCCGCTCCGATGCGCCCGACGGGGAACTCATCCGCCCCCAGCAGCCACAGCACGTCCACGCCGCCATCCAGCATGCCCGCCACGTCGCGCCCTTCGGGCCCCGGCACCAGGCCAAGGTCCAGCCCCGCCACCCGGCCTGCCGCCGTGTGCAGCACGTTGAACCCATGCCAGTCCGTGCCAATCGCGCCAACCTGCACCGCCAGATCCCAGCACGCGCGCGCGATAGCCTGCCCGTCCGGCCGGGTCAGTGCGCCGTGGCCGATCATGACCATGGGCTTCTTCGCGTTTTTCAGCACATCGGCAAAGGGCAGATCGCCTGACGCAAGCTTCGCCAGCACATCCGGCCCCTCACCCAGCACTTCGACCGTATAGGTCGGGTCGGCATTGGGGGCACCGATCATGGCAATGGGAAAGCCGCCACGCCCGGCCCCCACGAAACGCTTGCGGATGCGGGCATTGAGCACGGGTGCTTCCTGCCGGGGAATGGAACCCACGATCAACAGCGCGTCCGCCTCCTCAATGCCGGCAATACCGGTATTGAAGGTGTAGAAATCCCGCCGCGACGTGTCGTACCGCGCCCCGTCCTGCCGGCAGTCGATGCTGGATGAGCCGAGTGCCGCCATCAGGTCCTTCAGCGCCATCATGCTCTCGGCATCGCACATGTCGCCCGCGATCGCGCCGATGCGCTCGCCCGGCACGCCTTTGAGGCGGGTGGCGATGGTGGTGAAGGCATCCTGCCAGCTTGCGGGCTGCAGTTTGCCGTCCACCCGTATCCATGGCCGGTCAAGGCGTCGGCGGCGGAAACCATCGACCACAAAGCGCCCCTTGTCGGCCAGCCATTCCTCATTCACCTCGTCATTGATGCGTGGCGTAATCCGCAGCACGGAGGCGCCACGGGCCTGCATGACAATGTTGGTGCCCACCGCATCGCACACATCGATCGAGTCCGTGCGCCTGAGTTCCCACGGCCGCGCGCTGAAGGCGTAGGGCTGCGATGTCAGCGCGCCCACGGGGCAGATGTCGATCAGGTTGCCCGACAGTTCGGATGTCAGCGCCTTTTCGACATAATTGGTGATCTCGAGGTTTTCACCGCGCGAGACGCCACCCAGTTCGGGCACGCCCGCCACCTCGGTGGAAAAGCGGATGCAGCGCGTGCACTGGATGCAGCGCGTCATGACCGTCTTGACCAGCGGGCCAAGATATTTGTCGGTCACCGCGCGCTTGTTCTCGCGGTAGCGGGAATGATCCGCGCCATAGCCGAAGGCCTGGTCCTGCAGGTCGCATTCACCACCCTGGTCACAGATGGGGCAGTCCAGCGGGTGGTTGATCAGCAGGAATTCCATCACCGCGCGGCGGGCACGACGCACCACCTCGGTATCGGTAAAGATCTGCATGCCCTCACCGATGGGGAAACCGCATGACGCCACCGGCTTGCGCCCGCCCGAGACCTCGACCAGACACATCCGGCAGTTACCCGCCACCGACAGGCGTTCATGATAACAGAAACGCGGGATTTCCTTGCCCGCCGCCTCACACGCCTGCAGCGCGGAGGAACCTGCCGCAACTTCCACCGGAATACCGTCAACGGTTACTTTTACCACTGTTCCTACTCCGCCGCTTCAACCAGGCCCGCCGGTACCTGTACGGTACGGCCGCCCCCATGCGCCGCCTTGTAGGCGCGGATGCGTTCTTCCATGACCGGGCGGAACCGGCGGATCAGCCCCTGTATCGGCCATGCCGCCGCATCACCCAGCGCGCAGATGGTGTGCCCTTCCACCTGCCGGGTAACCTGTTCGAGCATGTCGATTTCCTCGATTTCCGCCCGCCCCTGCACCATCCGGTCCATGATGCGCATCATCCATCCCGTCCCCTCGCGGCACGGCGTGCACTGGCCACAGCTTTCATGCTTGAAGAATTTCGAGAACCGGGCGATGGCGGCAATGATGTCGGTGGATTTGTCCATCACGATCATGCAGCCGGTGCCAAGGCCGGAGCCTTCGGCACGCAGGCTGTCATAATCCATCAGTACGGTGTCGCACACGTCACGCGGCAGCATGGGCACCGAACAGCCGCCGGGGATGACCGCCAGCAGGTTGTCCCACCCGCCGCGCACGCCGCCGCCATGTTTTTCGATCAGTTCCTTCATCGGAACACCCAGTTCTTCCTCGAACACGCAGGGCGTGTTGACATGGCCCGATATGGCCATGAGCTTGGTGCCCGCGTTATTGGGCCGTCCCAGCCCAGAAAACCATGCAGCCCCCCGGCGCAGGATGGTGGCGGAAACGGCAATGCTTTCCACGTTGTTGACCGTAGTGGGGCAGCCATACAGGCCCATGGCGGCGGGGAAAGGCGGCTTCATGCGCGGCTGGCCCTTCTTGCCCTCCAGGCTTTCCAGCAGCGCGGTTTCCTCGCCACATATGTAGGCGCCAGCGCCACGGTGGATGTAGAAATCGAAATCCCAGCCCGACCCGCAGGCGTTCTTTCCGATCAGGCCCGCCGCGTACGCCTCGTCAATGGCGTGCTGCAGGTGCATGGCCTCGTTATAGAACTCGCCACGGATATAGATGTAGGCCGCGTGCGCCCCCATGGCGAAGGAGGCGATCAGCGCGCTTTCCACCAGTTTGTGCGGGTCGTGGCGCAGGATCTCGCGGTCCTTGCAGGTGCCGGGTTCTGACTCGTCACCATTGATGACCAGATAATGCGGCCGCCCGTCATTTTTCTTGGGCATGAACGACCATTTGACGCCGGTGGGAAAACCCGCCCCCCCGCGCCCACGCAGGCCGGAGGCCTTCATCTCGTTGATGATGGCATCACGCCCGCGCGCCAGTATGTCCGCCGTGCCATCCCAGTCCCCCCGGGCGCGGGCACCGGCCAGAGTCCAGTCCCCCTGGCCATACAGGTTGGTGAAGATACGGTCCTTGTCCTGCAGCATGGCCTTACTCCTGCCCCTGCGGCTTGGCCGCCACGTCATCCACCAGCACCTTGCGCCCGCCTGCCGGGGCGGAGTTCAGGCGGTTGATCGTGGGGCCGGGCGTGGGGCGTTCACCGCGCTTAAGCGCCGCAATCAGTTCTTCCGTGCGCGGGCCGTCCAGATCCTCGTAATAATCATCATCAACCTGCAGGATCGGGGCATTGGCGCAGGCACCGAGGCATTCGACCTCGGTCAGGGTGAACAGGCCGTCGGCACTGGTCTCGCCAAATGCACTGATGCCCGTCGCCGCCTTGCACGCCGCCGTCACGTCATCCGACCCGCGCAGCCAGCACGACGTGGTGGTGCAGACCTGCAGGTGATAACGGCCAATCGGCCTGGTGTTGAACATGAGGTAGAAGGTCGCGACCTCGTAAACGCGGATCGGGGCCATCTCCAGCCGTTCGGCCACCACATCCATGGCCACGCGGGGAATCCACGCGCTGCCGGTCTGGCGGCCCATCTGCTTCTGCACCACGTAAAGCAGCGGCAGCACGCCGCTGGCCTTACGCTCGGGCGGGTATTTGGCCAGGATGGTGGCGATCTGCCGTTCGCTCTCGGCATCGAATGCGAAATGGGCGGGTTCCACGCCCGCAGGCGCGTTGGGCTGGACGGACATGTCGGTCACCTGTCAATCTCGCCAAATACCAGATCGAGCGACCCGATAATGGCCACGGCATCCGCCAGCATGTGCCGGCGCGACATCTCGTCGATTGCCTGGAGATGGGAAAAACCCGTGGGCCGGATCTTGCAGCGATACGGCCGGTTGCTGCCATCGGCCACCAGATACACGCCGAACTCCCCCTTGGGCGTTTCGGTCACGGTGTAGGTCGCACCCGGTGGCACGTGATAGCCTTCGGTAAACAGCTTGAAGTGGTGGATCAGCGCCTCCATCGAGCGCTTCATCTCCCGGCGCGGTGGCGGCGTGATCTTGTGGTCCTGCACCTTGACCGGCCCGGGACGGATCTGCTCGAGGCACTGGTTGATGATCTTCACGCTCTCGCGCATTTCGGCCACGCGGATCAGGTAGCGGTCATAACAGTCTCCCTGACGGCCCACGGGCACATCGAATTCGACCTTATGGTAATTGTCATAAGGCTGGCTTCGCCGCAGGTCCCATGGCACGCCGGACGCCCGCAGGCACGGGCCGCTGAAACCCCAGGCCAGCGCCTGCTCGGTGGTGAACACGCCGATGCCCACCGTACGCTGTTTCCAGATGCGGTTGCCGGTCAGCAGCGCCTCAAGGTCATCAATCCATTGGGGGAAGGTCCGCGCCCAGTCGGCGATCCGTTCCTCCAGCCCTGCCGGCAGGTCACGTGACACCCCGCCGGGGCGGACGTAATTGGCATGGAACCGTGCGCCGGATGCGGCTTCATAGAACTCGATCAGCTTTTCGCGTTCCTCATACCCCCACAGCGCGGGCGTCAGCGCGCCGCAGTCCAGCCCGAAAGAGGTCAGGTTGAGGATATGGTTCAGGATGCGCGTGATCTCGGCAAACATGACCCGGATCCACCTGGCGCGTTCCGGGGCCTCGATGCCCAGCAGCTTTTCCACCGCCAGCGCAAAGGCCTGCTCCTCACACATGGGGGAGACGTAATCGAGGCGGTCGAAATACGGCAGCGCCTTGGGATACGTCTTGTATTCGATCAGCTTTTCCGTGCCGCGGTGCAGCAGGCCGACATGGGGAATGGCGCGGGCAACGACCTCGCCCTCCATTTCCAGCACCAGCCGCAGCACGCCGTGGGCGGACGGATGCTGGGGGCCGAAGTTCAACGCGTGGGAGTCTATTTCAACCACGTGGCGCTTGACTTCGCCATCCGCCTCCTCCGGCAGGAGGCTGTCGGGAATATCCGTATCGGTACGAAGGGTTATGTCGCTCATCTGTCGCCTATCCCTGTCGTTTCATGTCCTGGCGGGCGGCATGTGCCTTTTCATCGCCCGGTAGCGTCAGGATGCCTTCCCAGGGCGATTCAAAATCGAAATTGCGGAAGTCCTGCACCAGATCGACCGGTTCATAGACAACCTGCCGCCGTTCCTCGTCGTATCGCAGTTCGACATAGCCGGTCAGCGGGAAGTCCTTGCGCAGCGGATGCCCCTCAAACCCGTAATCGGTCAGGATGCGGCGCAGGTCCGGCTGGTCGGTAAACAGGATGCCGAACAGGTCGTAGGCTTCGCGCTCCCACCATGTGGCCGCGGGCCACAGCTGGTGCACCGATGGCACCGGTGCTGTCTCGTCCGTGGTCACGATCACGCGGATGCGGTGGTTATGGGTGACGGACAGCAGGTTGTAGACCACATCAAAACGCTCGGCGCGTTCGGGAAAGTCGACGCCGCATATGTCCATCACCTGCTGGCAGGCATAACGCGGGTCATCACGCAGCATGGACATGAGCGCAAGAAGCC
This portion of the Komagataeibacter sp. FNDCF1 genome encodes:
- a CDS encoding NADH-quinone oxidoreductase subunit D — encoded protein: MSDITLRTDTDIPDSLLPEEADGEVKRHVVEIDSHALNFGPQHPSAHGVLRLVLEMEGEVVARAIPHVGLLHRGTEKLIEYKTYPKALPYFDRLDYVSPMCEEQAFALAVEKLLGIEAPERARWIRVMFAEITRILNHILNLTSFGLDCGALTPALWGYEEREKLIEFYEAASGARFHANYVRPGGVSRDLPAGLEERIADWARTFPQWIDDLEALLTGNRIWKQRTVGIGVFTTEQALAWGFSGPCLRASGVPWDLRRSQPYDNYHKVEFDVPVGRQGDCYDRYLIRVAEMRESVKIINQCLEQIRPGPVKVQDHKITPPPRREMKRSMEALIHHFKLFTEGYHVPPGATYTVTETPKGEFGVYLVADGSNRPYRCKIRPTGFSHLQAIDEMSRRHMLADAVAIIGSLDLVFGEIDR
- a CDS encoding NADH-quinone oxidoreductase subunit C — protein: MAEPVNTTPGGGLARAVSGGLGAIAFRLSTAVPGVISASIEKGELVVRTTRDRLLALMSMLRDDPRYACQQVMDICGVDFPERAERFDVVYNLLSVTHNHRIRVIVTTDETAPVPSVHQLWPAATWWEREAYDLFGILFTDQPDLRRILTDYGFEGHPLRKDFPLTGYVELRYDEERRQVVYEPVDLVQDFRNFDFESPWEGILTLPGDEKAHAARQDMKRQG